A window from Pichia kudriavzevii chromosome 5, complete sequence encodes these proteins:
- a CDS encoding uncharacterized protein (PKUD0E01320; similar to Saccharomyces cerevisiae YDL029W (ARP2); ancestral locus Anc_3.161) translates to MEPIVLDQGTGFVKIGRAGTNFPDHTFPSMVGRPILRAEERTVEGDLEIKDIMCGDEAAAMRSMLQISYPMENGIIKNWEDMEHLWDYAFYERMKINPQGRKVLLTEPPMNPLKNRENMCNVMFEKYNFGGVYVAIQAVLALYAQGLSSGVVVDSGDGVTHIVPVYESVVLNHQTRRLDVAGRDVTRNLINLLLRRGYAFNRTADFDTVRQIKEQLCYASYDLDFDTKLANETTTLVKNFELPDGRVIKIGSERFEAPECLFQPSLVDIEQPGVGEALFNTIQSCDVDIRSTLYKSIVLSGGSSMYPGLPSRLEKELKQLWFTRVLKNDPTRLDKFKVRIEDPPRRKHMVFIGGAVLANIMADKEHMWITKQEWEEQGPRILDKLGPR, encoded by the coding sequence ATGGAACCCATCGTGTTAGACCAAGGTACTGGATTTGTTAAGATTGGAAGAGCAGGGACCAATTTCCCCGACCATACGTTCCCTTCAATGGTTGGACGTCCAATCTTAAGAGCTGAGGAACGTACTGTGGAAGGTGACTTAGAGATCAAGGACATTATGTGTGGTGATGAGGCGGCAGCAATGAGAAGTATGCTTCAAATTTCATACCcaatggaaaatggaatcATCAAGAATTGGGAAGATATGGAACACCTTTGGGATTATGCATTCTACGAACGTATGAAAATAAATCCACAAGGTCGAAAAGTGTTGTTGACCGAACCTCCAATGAatccattgaagaataGAGAGAACATGTGTAATGTGATGTTTGAGAAGTACAACTTTGGAGGCGTTTATGTTGCAATCCAGGCAGTGTTGGCACTTTATGCTCAGGGGTTGTCAtctggtgttgttgttgattctgGTGATGGTGTTACGCATATTGTGCCGGTCTACGAATCTGTTGTTTTGAACCACCAGACCAGGAGACTGGATGTTGCCGGTAGAGACGTCACTAgaaatttgatcaatttaCTCTTAAGAAGAGGCTATGCCTTCAATAGAACAGCAGATTTTGATACGGTTAGACAAATAAAGGAACAGCTATGTTATGCCTCGTATGATTTGGATTTCGATACCAAGCTAGCAAACGAAACTACAACTTTGGTCAAGAACTTCGAATTGCCAGATGGTAGAGTTATTAAGATTGGCTCTGAGAGATTTGAAGCCCCAGAATGTTTATTCCAACCATCTCTTGTTGACATTGAACAGCCAGGTGTTGGAGAGGCGCTTTTCAATACCATTCAATCCTgtgatgttgatattaGATCGACCCTTTATAAATCCATTGTTTTATCAGGAGGTTCTTCAATGTACCCGGGATTACCTTCAAGATTGGAGAAGGAACTAAAACAGTTGTGGTTCACAAGggttttgaagaatgatCCTACTCGATTGGATAAATTCAAAGTTAGAATTGAAGACCCTCCACGTAGAAAGCATATGGTTTTCATAGGTGGTGCTGTTTTGGCTAACATCATGGCCGACAAAGAGCACATGTGGATAACCAAACAAGAATGGGAAGAACAGGGTCCAAGAATTTTGGACAAGTTAGGTCCTCGTTAG
- a CDS encoding uncharacterized protein (PKUD0E01330; similar to Saccharomyces cerevisiae YGR262C (BUD32); ancestral locus Anc_5.43) produces the protein MSTELIECVKGILPGFDIRLVSQGAEALVFITDQHPYLPRDINPRGISNSNQYIIKYRPRKPYRHEVLDLQITKSRTASEARLLYKLNSLGVKAPKLIGLDAPNGIIWMEYLGFRLENGDFSSLKNWLWWLESCGEAHALGIEAKDVMRGVGESIAKLHMNDIVHGDLTSSNIVLIKEGKDGLGLSLIDFGLSSYSALIEDKAVDLYVLERALSSTHSLYSQLYNEWLLEGYSLCYDVHKKTSACVEVERRLLQVRMRGRKRSMLG, from the coding sequence ATGAGTACAGAACTAATCGAATGTGTCAAGGGCATATTGCCGGGGTTTGACATCCGCCTTGTTTCGCAAGGAGCAGAAGCGCTTGTTTTCATCACAGACCAACATCCCTATTTACCACGAGATATAAATCCGAGAGGCATTTCTAACAGCAACCAATACATCATCAAGTACCGCCCGAGAAAGCCTTATAGACACGAGGTTTTAGATCTTCAAATTACAAAGAGCAGGACGGCCAGTGAGGCCAGACTTTTATACAAACTGAATTCTCTTGGGGTGAAGGCGCCCAAACTGATTGGACTTGATGCTCCTAATGGAATTATATGGATGGAGTATCTTGGGTTTCGGTTAGAGAATGGGGATTTCAGCAGTTTGAAGAACTGGCTATGGTGGCTGGAAAGCTGTGGTGAGGCACATGCCTTGGGTATTGAAGCTAAGGATGTCATGCGAGGAGTTGGCGAATCGATTGCCAAATTACACATGAACGATATAGTCCATGGTGATTTGACTAGTTCCAACATTGTGCTAATTAAGGAAGGCAAGGATGGATTGGGGCTCTCGTTGATTGACTTTGGACTATCAAGTTACTCGGCATTGATAGAAGATAAGGCCGTGGATTTGTATGTCTTGGAGAGGGCCCTCTCTTCAACGCACTCGCTATATTCGCAACTGTACAATGAATGGCTCCTTGAAGGGTACAGCCTATGCTACGATGTCCACAAAAAGACTTCTGCCTGTGTTGAAGTGGAGAGAAGGCTCCTACAGGTTAGAATGCGTGGAAGAAAGAGGTCTATGCTTGGCTAA
- a CDS encoding uncharacterized protein (PKUD0E01340), whose translation MNSTQPSTPLGGDLQGPRHASLDDTTGMSPTTQFPTNMKKIGDLPFQTSYEEYDRFISEITARPVSGAEGVETSPRVGDHAYVDPVCFNGHLKNVRLLESRLNYRFLELESKLRFLRLLAAGTDLKQDDLALIEADSEAMSQQVESLEAQVEELKKIGKSLRKKIGKCVQQAEIRRCIEGKPILQDEINTMMHEIAEAREFFKENGLFDEPGLELLEWAKMFVNENLLGAELLVNNIDKLKKETRVLKEELTRVEGKIVSMEEQEKSLDEEIGRLQAEKEALEKHLSQLDQTEASDNDMRLSNEYSAITKLVETWETF comes from the coding sequence ATGAATTCCACTCAGCCGTCTACACCTCTAGGAGGTGATCTACAAGGACCACGACATGCGAGTTTAGATGATACCACCGGGATGTCACCTACAACACAATTCCCAAccaacatgaaaaaaataggaGATCTACCCTTTCAGACCAGCTATGAAGAATACGATCGGTTTATATCTGAGATCACGGCACGTCCAGTGAGTGGCGCCGAGGGTGTCGAAACTAGTCCTAGAGTAGGGGACCACGCATATGTGGATCCTGTTTGTTTCAATGGACATTTGAAGAACGTCCGGCTTTTAGAATCGAGGTTGAATTACAGGTTTCTTGAGCTAGAATCAAAATTGAGGTTCTTGAGGTTATTGGCAGCGGGAACGGACTTAAAACAAGATGATTTGGCTTTGATAGAGGCGGATTCTGAGGCCATGAGCCAACAAGTGGAGTCACTTGAAGCacaagttgaagagttgaagaaaatcgGGAAAAGCTTGCGAAAGAAAATTGGGAAATGCGTCCAACAGGCTGAAATCAGGAGATGTATTGAGGGTAAACCTATTTTACAAGATGAAATTAATACAATGATGCATGAAATAGCTGAGGCTAGGgagttcttcaaagaaaacgGGTTATTTGATGAACCCGGATTGGAATTGTTAGAGTGGGCAAAAATGTTTGTCAATGAGAATCTTCTGGGTGCCGAATTGCTCGTTAATAACATTGACAAGCTGAAGAAGGAAACCAGAGTTTTGAAAGAGGAGCTAACTAGAGTAGAGGGAAAGATAGTCAGTATGGAAGAGCAAGAGAAGTCCCTCGATGAAGAGATTGGGAGGTTACAAGCTGAAAAGGAAGCTCTTGAAAAGCATCTCTCTCAATTGGACCAAACTGAAGCATCGGATAATGACATGCGATTGTCGAATGAATACTCGGCAATCACTAAGCTTGTAGAGACATGGGAAACGTTCTGA
- a CDS encoding uncharacterized protein (PKUD0E01350; similar to Saccharomyces cerevisiae YDR531W (CAB1); ancestral locus Anc_1.18), translating into MTLNDNTHINQVGPSAGTDTEISKGTPASEYDFTVDENNYSSAATSGTSSRQSSIYRHNHCSNQKPLNVLNAHIVNDSNQYVFDNIPETKDICLPNHSIDDINEISVDIGGSLAKVVYFTKDPINEEGVRLNFYKIETDKIDRFIEFLNDIITKNFPDRSRTEVTVIATGGGAHKYHDKLVEKLNCKVQKEDEMQCLIIGLDFFITGIKNEIFYYDEDDNKYIEIEQDDESSSPESVYPYLLVNIGSGVSMIKVTGPNEGNFERVGGSSLGGGTLWGLLSILTDCNSFDEMLEMASLGNNENVDLLVGDIYGKSYNKIGLKSNHIASSMGKVFKEVLDTKTGEKLSRMERLEKFDQRDIARSMLYAVSYNIGQISYLQAQRYDLKKIYFAGSYIRNHNQTIRTLSFAIDFWSQGEKKAYFLNHEGYLGAMGAFLMRRNEPIH; encoded by the coding sequence ATGACCTTGAATGACAATACCCATATAAACCAGGTAGGTCCAAGTGCAGGAACTGACACTGAGATTAGCAAGGGCACACCTGCATCCGAATATGACTTCACGGTGGACGAGAACAACTATTCATCAGCTGCAACTAGCGGCACATCATCCAGGCAGAGTAGTATATATAGACACAACCATTGCAGTAACCAAAAACCTCTCAACGTGCTGAATGCTCACATTGTCAATGATTCCAATCAGTATGTTTTCGACAATATACCAGAGACCAAAGATATTTGTCTACCAAACCATTCAATAGACGACATTAATGAGATATCAGTGGATATTGGTGGCTCATTAGCTAAAGTAGTTTACTTCACCAAGGACCCAATCAACGAAGAAGGAGTCAGACTGAATTTTTACAAAATTGAGACGGATAAAATAGACAGATTTATTGAGTTCTTGAATGATATAATAACGAAAAATTTCCCCGATCGAAGCAGGACTGAAGTTACAGTTATAGCCACTGGTGGTGGTGCCCACAAGTACCACGACAAGCTAGTTGAAAAGCTGAACTGCAAAGTACAAAAGGAAGATGAGATGCAATGTTTGATTATAGGATTGGATTTCTTTATTACTGGTATCAAGAATGAGATTTTCTATTATGACGAAGATGAcaataaatatattgaaattgagcAGGATGATGAATCGTCAAGCCCAGAGTCAGTCTACCCGTACTTATTGGTCAACATTGGATCAGGTGTTTCAATGATCAAAGTTACTGGTCCCAATGAGGGCAATTTTGAAAGGGTTGGGGGTTCCTCACTTGGAGGGGGTACTTTGTGGGGGTTGCTTTCGATTTTGACAGATTGTAAcagttttgatgaaatgcTCGAGATGGCTTCATTGGGGAACAACGAAAATGTCGATCTATTAGTTGGTGATATTTATGGGAAATCTTACAACAAAATTGGactaaaatcaaatcataTAGCTTCATCAATGGGTAAAGTATTCAAAGAAGTTTTAGATACCAAAACTGGTGAAAAATTATCCAGAATGGAAAGACTGGAGAAGTTCGATCAGCGAGACATTGCAAGATCGATGCTTTATGCTGTCTCGTACAACATTGGACAAATTTCATATTTGCAGGCCCAACGTTACGATCTAAAGAAAATCTATTTTGCAGGCTCATATATTAGAAATCACAATCAAACAATAAGGACGTTGAGTTTTGCAATTGATTTTTGGTCTCAGGGTGAGAAGAAGGCATACTTTTTAAACCACGAGGGATATTTAGGAGCAATGGGAGCCTTTTTGATGCGTCGAAATGAACCAATCCATTGA
- a CDS encoding uncharacterized protein (PKUD0E01360; Pfam Domains: Rieske(2.1e-17)) encodes MATAVASPKVQPSAPPSDGASLENVVGMHTLPASWWISEKVLEFEKRAIFAKSWLFCTHKSRFAKAGDYYAFNLLGWNFFIIRTKEGEFKAFHNICRHRAYPVVRKQQGSSTIIGCKYHGWSYDTNGKLKKAPQFDNVEGFDPEANSLYAIKTHVSRQGLIFVNFDNTEDAQPFEEFFAGLQEEMDEYDFGDYEYHMSYELDGQFNWKTLMDGYQECYHCPTAHPGLNQAFKMETYKVVPKGNYCRHYAKITEMVDEVIKEEEDPDRESSWFGFGKKKEAPKKVTKKRENPGGEFNGLWCYLFPNNGVNCYSPAWYSIRVLPITAKRTILQYDIYTKKGLNDDKKKEFVDFLQQVEIEDYNLCEATQKNLNNGIYKTGYLHPTRERGVLHYQSLVRDLVKKHYAIEEAAGHPVNPAALSASQSKDAEELEKMCAGIECMGSTPAEGLEW; translated from the coding sequence ATGGCTACCGCTGTTGCATCACCTAAAGTCCAACCATCGGCACCACCATCCGATGGTGCTTCCTTGGAAAACGTCGTTGGAATGCATACACTTCCAGCATCTTGGTGGATTtctgaaaaagttttaGAGTTTGAAAAACGGGCCATTTTCGCCAAATCATGGCTCTTTTGTACTCACAAGAGTAGATTTGCAAAGGCAGGTGACTACTATGCCTTCAATCTGTTAGGATGGAACTTTTTTATTATCAGAACAAAGGAGGGCGAATTCAAGGCGTTCCATAACATTTGCAGACATCGTGCATATCCTGTTGTTAGAAAGCAACAAGGTTCATCGACTATCATTGGATGTAAATATCATGGCTGGTCATATGATACCAATGgtaaattgaagaaggcaCCCCAGTTTGACAATGTTGAAGGGTTTGATCCTGAGGCAAACTCATTGTATGCAATTAAAACTCATGTCTCTAGACAAGGTTTGATTTTTGTCAATTTCGACAACACCGAAGACGCCCAACCATTTGAGGAGTTTTTTGCTGGATTACAAGAGGAAATGGACGAATATGATTTTGGAGATTATGAGTATCATATGTCGTATGAGCTCGATGGTCAATTCAATTGGAAGACTTTGATGGATGGATACCAGGAATGTTACCATTGTCCAACCGCACACCCGGGCCTTAATCAGGCATTTAAGATGGAGACTTACAAGGTTGTCCCTAAGGGTAACTACTGTAGACATTATGCGAAAATCACCGAAATGGTTGACGAGGTGATtaaggaggaggaggatcCGGATAGGGAATCTTCTTGGTTTGGGTTTGGCAAGAAAAAGGAAGCCCCAAAGAAAGTTACCAAAAAGAGGGAAAACCCAGGTGGGGAATTCAATGGATTGTGGTGCTATCTCTTCCCAAACAATGGCGTCAATTGTTATTCTCCTGCTTGGTATTCCATCCGTGTTTTGCCAATCACCGCCAAGAGAACCATCTTACAGTACGATATCTATACAAAGAAGGGGTTAAACGAcgacaagaagaaagagtttgttgattttcttcagcAAGTTGAGATTGAAGATTATAACCTCTGTGAGGCAACACAAAAGAATTTGAACAATGGAATCTACAAAACCGGTTATTTACATCCAACGAGGGAGAGAGGAGTTTTACATTACCAAAGTCTTGTTCGTGATTTGGTTAAGAAACACTATGCCATTGAGGAGGCAGCCGGCCATCCAGTGAACCCTGCAGCCTTGTCGGCATCACAGAGCAAGGATGCAGAAGAACTGGAGAAGATGTGTGCTGGCATTGAATGTATGGGATCTACACCGGCTGAAGGTCTTGAATGGTAA
- a CDS encoding uncharacterized protein (PKUD0E01370; similar to Saccharomyces cerevisiae YGR170W (PSD2); ancestral locus Anc_5.174), which yields MDHATQQVFNNQLVSSGVKIPIVFSVQERLENGTLGDCRIKDVSILKDHLTSSIIFDISKNRLSEYTVKFEVSICNLASIQRLQLNNDSIKAVVYLENEKTSSILETISLKNLLELGSKKVSHFTKTLNEFHLDLNFSIDSSDKRTEEEITNHFTTLRLPYSPQSDLTSLPSYFSSDISSTNQSFASLNSLSPPSRPNSTCSKKKSIPNFLKPSLKGSSKTNSNIDISTSNPDLYHEDTDGFLILQIESATGLPPFKKKTQLGYDMDPFVVVSFSKQIYKTNVCRHALNPSWKNQLINIRVSKYSLKFLLKLSVYDFDVFTFNDDICSTSLEIGDLINESEHNSNDTWTYKKLPLSFSDRALSKKLLKTQNYMPELSIRFKYVPVSTLAGLVHSFNPTKTRCPYCHKLDKKHASALQHLSICRMGLKPSQFLHKHYTTSNHASRRWYVKILAHIAYGRLTVGGNNAHILVQDRVTGLVLEEKISVFVKLGIRLLYKSVKSDNSSEKIKKMLRSLSIKQGAKYDKPSSKSKIEEFVKFHGLKSTLVECENPDLSSYRTFNEFFSRKLKSDARPLEGGTDNQIIVSVADSRLIVFNDISSAKNLWIKGNGFTVDKLLGRKETGEVKFKYSIAIFRLAPQDYHRVHLPLNGKIVKINHIHGSYYTVNPMAIRSALDVFGENVRTVITLETEEYGDVELVMVGAMMVGSIILSVKVNDIVKKGQELGYFKFGGSTVILVFRNSREDSNMPKMVWDGDLLSNSNKKLETLVKVGMSVGHSVRSKEFRRGVKKEVSDSERREIIRRVTGIPENPTPGVGDNIKAKLGGMIDDVMSTKSVKSYNQRNEIENMLQSDWEIKELTTLEGLNDNGELRDQIDIDVTRGFDGTNFFHMLDNSDEYNSLDK from the coding sequence ATGGACCATGCCACGCAACAGGTGTTCAACAACCAGCTTGTCTCATCGGGCGTGAAGATCCCCATTGTGTTTAGTGTTCAAGAACGGCTGGAGAATGGCACCCTTGGAGATTGTCGGATCAAAGACGTATCCATTCTGAAGGATCACTTGACATCGTCTATTATTTTTGACATTTCCAAAAATCGTTTGAGTGAATACACTGTGAAGTTTGAAGTATCAATCTGCAATCTGGCATCCATTCAAAGGTTACAATTAAATAACGATTCCATCAAAGCTGTGGTATATTtagaaaatgagaaaactAGCTCAATTCTAGAAACTATATCACTGAAAAATTTGCTGGAATTGGGTTCAAAGAAGGTTTCCCATTTTACAAAAACTCTCAATGAATTTCACCTTGATTTAAATTTCAGCATAGACTCTTCTGACAAAAGgacagaagaagaaataacGAATCATTTCACTACCTTGCGACTTCCCTATTCCCCTCAGAGCGACCTAACCTCACTACCATCATATTTTTCCTCCGATATCTCAAGTACAAACCAATCTTTCGCGTCTTTGAATTCACTATCTCCACCATCACgtccaaattcaacatgTTCGAAGAAGAAGTCCATACCTAATTTCTTGAAGCCCTCGTTAAAGGGTAGTTCCAAAACAAACTCAAACATTGATatatcaacttcaaatccAGACCTGTATCATGAAGACACCGATGGATTTCTAATCCTTCAAATAGAGTCAGCCACAGGATTGCCGCctttcaagaaaaaaacacaacTGGGCTATGATATGGATCCATTTGTCGTAGTCTCTTTCTCAAAACAGATCTACAAAACAAACGTTTGTAGGCATGCACTCAATCCATCATGGAAAAACCAGCTAATCAATATTCGAGTTAGTAAGtactctttgaaatttctgcTGAAACTTTCCGTCtatgattttgatgtcTTTACATTTAATGATGATATCTGCTCTACATCTCTGGAAATTGGTGATCTAATCAATGAATCCGAACATAATAGTAATGATACTTGGACTTACAAGAAGTTACCGCTAAGTTTCTCCGATCGTGCACTCTCGAAAAAGCTTTTAAAGACCCAGAATTATATGCCAGAGCTCTCAATAAGGTTCAAGTATGTTCCAGTCAGTACCTTGGCAGGCCTAGTCCATAGTTTCAATCCAACTAAAACTAGGTGTCCATATTGTCACAAACTTGATAAAAAACATGCATCGGCGCTTCAGCATTTGTCTATTTGTCGGATGGGTTTAAAACCAAGTCAGTTTTTACATAAACACTATACAACTTCAAACCATGCATCAAGGAGATGGTATGTCAAAATCTTAGCTCATATAGCTTACGGTAGATTAACTGTTGGTGGAAATAACGCCCACATTTTGGTCCAAGATAGAGTTACTGGATTAGTTTTGGAGGAGAAAATTTCGGTTTTCGTCAAGTTAGGTATTAGGTTGTTATATAAGTCTGTCAAGTCTGATAATTCCAGCGAaaagatcaagaaaatGTTGAGATCCCTTTCGATTAAACAGGGTGCCAAGTATGATAAGCCTAGCTCCAAGTCtaaaattgaggaatttGTCAAATTTCATGGGTTAAAATCAACACTAGTGGAATGTGAAAATCCAGACTTATCTAGCTATAGAACAttcaatgaatttttcaGCCGGAAACTGAAATCAGATGCAAGACCCCTTGAAGGTGGTACGGACAACCAGATAATTGTATCAGTGGCTGATTCTAGACTgattgttttcaatgacatTTCGTCGGCTAAAAACTTGTGGATTAAAGGTAACGGATTTACCGTTGATAAACTACTGGGTAGGAAAGAAACCGGGGAAgttaaattcaaatattcaattgcCATCTTCAGGTTGGCTCCTCAAGATTACCACCGTGTTCATCTTCCACTCAATGGGAAAATAGTTAAAATCAATCATATCCACGGTTCTTATTATACAGTGAATCCGATGGCAATCAGATCTGCATTGGATGTTTTTGGTGAGAATGTTAGAACTGTAATTACCCTTGAAACTGAAGAGTACGGGGACGTCGAACTAGTCATGGTTGGTGCAATGATGGTTGGCAGTATTATCCTATCTGTCAAGGTGAATGATATTGTTAAAAAAGGCCAAGAATTGGggtatttcaaatttggtgGTTCAACAGTTATACTTGTCTTTAGAAACAGCAGAGAGGACTCGAATATGCCAAAAATGGTATGGGATGGTGATTTGTTATCCAATTCGaacaaaaaattggaaactcTAGTTAAAGTTGGCATGAGTGTAGGTCATTCTGTTAGAAGCAAAGAATTCAGGAGAGGCGTCAAGAAAGAAGTTTCGGATAGTGAGAGAAGAGAAATTATCCGGAGGGTTACAGGTATTCCAGAGAATCCAACACCAGGGGTCGGAGACAACATCAAGGCCAAACTAGGCGGAATGATTGATGATGTGATGAGTACAAAGAGTGTTAAAAGTTACAATCAAAGGAACGAAATAGAGAATATGCTTCAATCAGATTGGGAAATCAAAGAGTTGACGACGCTTGAAGGACTAAATGACAACGGTGAACTTCGAGATCAGATCGACATCGATGTGACAAGAGGGTTTGATGGAACCAACTTTTTCCATATGTTGGATAATAGTGACGAATATAACTCATTGGATAAATAG
- a CDS encoding uncharacterized protein (PKUD0E01380; similar to Saccharomyces cerevisiae YHR163W (SOL3) and YGR248W (SOL4); ancestral locus Anc_5.78), with protein MVKVYSYSNNDEIAQSLAKFIVSQQDSVLATKEKFNIAISGGSLIGILGKGLLNNKDIKWDKWVIYFSDERIVPLSDNDSNFGAFEKEVLEKLAHAGKVGPTVVTINENLIHPDDHTTDGEIAQTYASELPESGLDLVLLGCGPDGHTCSLFPGHKLLEENELDVAALHDSPKPPPRRITLTFKYLAKCTTLAFVATGASKQEALKEIFGNENSQLPCAITNRLVSKVKGGICWFVDDDAIEGVDVQTLKY; from the coding sequence ATGGTCAAGGTTTATTCATATTCCAACAATGATGAGATAGCTCAATCATTGGCAAAGTTTATAGTTTCACAACAGGATTCGGTTCTTGCAACCAAggagaaattcaacattgCTATTAGCGGTGGTTCACTAATAGGTATTTTAGGGAAAGGCTTACTGAACAACAAAGATATCAAATGGGATAAGTGGGTAATCTATTTCAGTGATGAGAGAATTGTACCATTGAGTGACAACGATTCCAATTTTGGTGCTTTTGAAAAGGAGGTTTTGGAGAAACTCGCCCATGCAGGGAAAGTTGGGCCAACGGTTGTTACAATCAACGAAAATTTAATTCATCCGGATGATCACACTACGGATGGTGAGATTGCCCAGACATATGCATCTGAGTTGCCTGAATCCGGACTGGATTTGGTCTTGCTAGGCTGTGGACCAGACGGCCACACATGTTCTTTGTTCCCAGGCCACAAGTTGTTGGAGGAGAACGAGCTTGATGTTGCTGCGCTTCATGATTCTCCAAAGCCACCACCAAGGAGAATCACATTGACATTCAAGTATCTTGCTAAATGTACTACACTAGCTTTTGTTGCCACTGGTGCAAGCAAGCAGGAAGCTCTAAAAGAGATTTTTGGAAACGAAAACAGCCAACTACCCTGTGCTATTACCAACAGGttggtttcaaaagttAAGGGGGGTATCTGTTGGTTTGTAGATGATGATGCCATTGAAGGCGTCGACGTCCAAACCCTCAAGTACTGA
- a CDS encoding uncharacterized protein (PKUD0E01390; similar to Saccharomyces cerevisiae YLR363W-A; ancestral locus Anc_4.208): MAQGNLKLSKKKAARVTKHQKNPKAAAPKIYKSKHVSTKEKQVQKLTKQHQAKLISSTEKLISSRVGHLELLKGDRRTLEKEERLREQAKATKAKAASGK, from the coding sequence ATGGCTCAAGGTAACCTAAAGCTTTCTAAAAAGAAGGCAGCACGTGTGACTAAACACCAGAAAAACCCAAAGGCGGCAGCGCCAAAGATCTACAAATCCAAGCACGTTTCCACAAAGGAGAAACAAGTTCAAAAACTTACAAAGCAACACCAGGCAAAATTGATCAGCAGTACGGAAAAGCTAATCAGCAGTAGGGTTGGTCATCTAGAGTTGTTGAAAGGCGACCGTAGGACACTTGAAAAGGAGGAGCGTTTAAGAGAACAGGCCAAGGCAACAAAGGCCAAGGCAGCAAGCGGTAAATAA